One Solanum lycopersicum chromosome 4, SLM_r2.1 DNA window includes the following coding sequences:
- the LOC101266504 gene encoding spliceosome-associated protein 130 A: MYLYSLTLQQPTGIICAINGSFSGGKVQEIVVARGKVLDLLRPDDNGKLQTLLSVEIFGAIRSLAQFRLTGAQKDYIVVGSDSGRIVILDYNKEKNCFDKVHQETFGKSGCRRIVPGQYLAIDPKGRAVMIGACEKQKLVYVLNRDTAARLTISSPLEAHKSHTITFSICGVDCGFDNPIFAAIELDYSEADQDPTGQAANEAQKHLTFYELDLGLNHVSRKWSEQVDNGANLLVTVPGGGDGPSGVLVCAENFVIYKNQGHPDVRAVIPRRVDLPAERGVLIVSAAMHKQKTMFFFLLQTEYGDIFKVTLDHDNDRVNELKIKYFDTIPVTSSLCVLKSGFLFASSEFGNHALYQFQAIGDDPDVEASSSTLMETEEGFQPVFFQPRKLKNLVRIDQIESLMPIMDMKIVNLFEEETPQIFSLCGRGPRSSLRILRPGLAVSEMAVSQLPGVPSAVWTVKKNVNDEFDAYIVVSFANATLVLSIGETVEEVSDSGFLDTTPSLSVSLIGDDSLMQVHPSGIRHIREDGRINEWRTPGKRTIVKVGSNRLQVVIALSGGELIYFEVDMTGQLMEVEKHEMSGDVACLDIAPVPEGRQRSRFLAVGSYDNTIRILSLDPDDCMQVLSLQSVSSPPESLLFLEVQASVGGEDGADHPASLFLNAGLQNGVLFRTVVDMNGGQLSDARSRFLGLRAPKLFSIVVRGRRAMLCLSSRPWLGYIHQGHFLLTPLSYESLEFAASFSSDQCAEGVVAVAGDALRVFTIERLGETFNETAIPLRYTPRRFVLQPKKKMVIMIESDQGAYTAEEREAAKKECFEAAGNSENGNAEQMENGEDEDDSDPLSDEQYGYPKSESGRWVSCIRVLDPRTMQTTCLLELQDNEAAFSICTVNFHDKEHGALLAVGTAKGLQFWPKKSFEAAYIHIYKFKEDGKVLELLHKTQVDGVPLALCQFQGRLLAGIGSVLRLYDLGKKRLLRKCENKLFPNSITAIHTYRDRIYVGDMQESFHYCKYRRDENQLYIFADDTVPRWLTAAQHVDFDTVAGADKFGNIYFARLSQDVSDEIEEDPTGGKIKWEQGKLNGAPNKLEEIVQFHVGDVVSCLQKASLIPGGGECIIYGTVMGSVGAMLPFTSRDDVDFFSHLEMHLRQEFPPLCGRDHMAYRSAYFPVKDVIDGDLCEQFPTLPMDMQRKIADELDRTPGEILKKLEEIRNKII; the protein is encoded by the exons ATGTATCTCTACAGTCTCACTCTGCAGCAACCCACCGGAATAATCTGTGCTATCAACGGCAGCTTTTCCGGCGGAAAAGTACAAGAAATCGTCGTCGCTCGTGGAAAAGTTCTTGACCTCCTTCGTCCTGATGATAATGGTAAGCTTCAAACTCTATTATCTGTTGAAATTTTCGGGGCTATACGTTCCTTAGCACAATTTCGGTTAACGGGTGCTCAGAAGGATTACATTGTCGTTGGGTCGGATTCAGGTAGAATAGTGATATTGGATTATAATAAAGAGAAGAACTGTTTTGATAAAGTACATCAGGAGACTTTTGGTAAATCGGGTTGTAGGAGGATAGTTCCGGGTCAGTATTTAGCTATTGACCCAAAAGGTAGGGCTGTGATGATTGGTGCTTGTGAGAAGCAGAAGCTTGTGTATGTTTTGAATAGGGATACTGCAGCTAGGTTAACGATTTCGTCGCCTTTAGAAGCTCATAAGAGCCATACGATTACATTTTCGATATGTGGGGTTGACTGTGGATTTGATAACCCGATATTTGCTGCTATTGAATTGGATTATTCGGAGGCAGATCAGGATCCGACAGGCCAAGCTGCAAATGAGGCTCAAAAGCATTTGACATTTTATGAATTGGATTTAGGACTTAACCATGTTTCGAGGAAGTGGTCTGAACAAGTCGATAATGGTGCTAATTTACTTGTGACTGTTCCTGGAGGTGGGGATGGTCCTAGTGGTGTGCTTGTTTGTGCGGAGAATTTTGTGATATATAAGAATCAGGGACACCCTGATGTTAGGGCTGTTATTCCCAGGAGGGTAGATTTGCCAGCAGAACGTGGAGTTTTGATTGTTTCGGCTGCTATGCATAAGCAGAAGAcaatgtttttctttcttttgcaaaCTGAATATGGAGATATCTTTAAAGTGACATTGGACCACGACAATGACAGGGTTAACGAGTTAAAGATCAAGTATTTTGATACGATTCCAGTCACTTCTTCTCTGTGTGTGTTGAAATCAGGGTTCCTCTTTGCTTCGTCGGAGTTTGGGAATCATGCATTGTATCAGTTTCAGGCTATAGGAGATGATCCAGATGTTGAAGCTTCATCATCAACGTTAATGGAAACTGAAGAAGGCTTTCAGCCTGTATTTTTCCAGCCAAGAAAGCTAAAGAATCTTGTTAGGATTGATCAGATTGAGAGCTTGATGCCAATCATGGACATGAAGATCGTAAATCTTTTTGAGGAAGAAACTCCACAAATATTTTCACTTTGTGGGAGGGGTCCTCGGTCTTCATTGCGCATACTTCGGCCTGGTTTAGCTGTTAGTGAAATGGCTGTCTCCCAGCTTCCTGGTGTTCCAAGTGCTGTCTGGACTGTGAAAAAGAATGTTAATGATGAGTTTGATGCCTACATTGTTGTCTCTTTTGCGAATGCAACTCTTGTGCTTTCTATTGGTGAGACAGTTGAAGAAGTTAGCGACAGTGGGTTTCTTGATACTACTCCATCTCTTTCTGTTTCATTGATTGGTGATGATTCGCTTATGCAAGTTCATCCCAGTGGAATAAGGCATATTAGAGAAGATGGCCGTATTAATGAATGGAGAACTCCTGGAAAGAGAACTATTGTCAAGGTTGGATCTAATAGACTTCAAGTAGTTATTGCACTAAGTGGAGGGGAGcttatatattttgaagttgATATGACTGGCCAGTTGATGGAAGTTGAGAAGCATGAGATGTCAGGTGATGTAGCTTGTCTGGACATTGCCCCTGTTCCTGAGGGAAGACAAAGGTCCCGTTTCCTTGCAGTTGGATCATATGATAACACTATCCGTATCTTGTCTTTGGACCCTGATGACTGTATGCAGGTTCTGAGCCTGCAAAGTGTATCTTCACCGCCAGAGTCTCTCCTTTTTCTTGAAGTTCAGGCCTCTGTTGGTGGAGAGGATGGTGCAGATCACCCTGCCAGCCTTTTTCTTAATGCTGGTTTACAAAATGGTGTTTTATTCAGGACTGTGGTGGATATGAATGGTGGGCAGCTTTCAGATGCACGCTCACGTTTCTTGGGGCTTAGAGCCCCTAAGCTCTTCTCCATTGTTGTGAGAGGACGGCGTGCTATGCTCTGCCTATCAAGTAGACCATGGTTAGGTTACATACACCAAGGGCATTTTCTTTTGACACCTTTATCATATGAGAGTCTTGAATTCGCAGCCTCGTTTTCATCTGATCAATGTGCAGAAGGTGTGGTAGCGGTTGCAGGGGATGCGTTGAGAGTCTTCACGATAGAGAGATTGGGTGAGACTTTCAATGAAACAGCTATACCCTTAAGGTATACACCAAGAAGGTTTGTTCTTCAACCCAAAAAAAAGATGGTGATAATGATTGAGAGTGACCAGGGAGCATATACTGCAGAAGAACGTGAAGCTGCCAAAAAAGAGTGCTTTGAGGCAGCTGGGAATAGTGAAAATGGAAATGCAGAACAAATGGAGAATGGTGAAGATGAGGATGATAGTGATCCACTATCTGATGAGCAATATGGTTATCCTAAGTCGGAGTCAGGAAGATGGGTTTCCTGCATCAGAGTCCTTGATCCAAGGACAATGCAAACCACTTGTCTGCTAGAGCTTCAGGATAATGAGGCTGCATTTAGCATATGCACTGTTAATTTCCATGACAAGGAGCATGGAGCTCTGTTGGCTGTTGGTACTGCCAAGGGCCTCCAGTTTTGGCCCAAAAAATCGTTTGAAGCAGCATacattcatatatacaaatttaaagagGATGGGAAGGTCCTAGAGCTTTTGCATAAGACACAGGTAGATGGTGTGCCTCTTGCACTATGTCAGTTCCAAGGTAGACTGCTGGCTGGTATTGGGTCTGTCCTTAGGTTGTATGATTTGGGGAAGAAACGGCTGCTCCGAAAATGTGAGAACAAGTTATTCCCCAACTCGATCACAGCTATCCACACCTATCGTGATCGGATTTATGTTGGTGACATGCAAGAG TCATTCCACTACTGTAAGTATAGGCGTGATGAAAATCAACTGTACATATTTGCTGATGACACGGTCCCAAGATGGCTAACTGCAGCACAGCATGTAGATTTTGACACTGTGGCAGGAGCTGATAAGTTTGGGAATATCTACTTTGCGCGATTATCTCAGGACGTTTCAGATGAGATTGAAGAAGATCCCACTGgtggaaaaataaaatgggagCAGGGGAAGCTGAATGGAGCCCCAAATAAGCTCGAGGAAATAGTACAATTTCATGTTGGTGATGTGGTCTCTTGCTTGCAAAAGGCGTCACTTATTCCAGGAGGGGGTGAATGTATAATCTACGGGACTGTAATGGGGAGTGTTGGGGCAATGCTTCCATTTACCTCGAGGGATGATGTTGACTTCTTCTCACATTTGGAGATGCATTTGAGGCAGGAGTTCCCACCGTTATGTGGCAGGGATCACATGGCCTACAGATCTGCCTACTTCCCTGTTAAG GATGTAATAGATGGAGACTTATGTGAACAATTCCCAACCTTGCCCATGGATATGCAGCGCAAAATTGCAGATGAATTGGATAGGACACCAGGCGAGATTCTGAAAAAGCTTGaagaaataagaaacaaaattatttga